A single Pseudomonadota bacterium DNA region contains:
- a CDS encoding P-loop NTPase, translating into MKTPANGYLSLKTISAKLSLELSLLRFYEKIYSSFLPARINAGDRLVYPAEAIEIFKTIHQLKSMHLAEEEIKSQLASLPHGEKNQNNKPLARIITVTSGKGGVGKSNISLNLAIALRLLDKKVMLIDGDLGLANLHLLAGVKAERTLETLIKMDLSLADIITSGPCGIAMIAGASGIAEMANLPDYKRSYLLKQLEQLEQVADYIIIDTSSGVSPAVLDFIRVADDIMVITTPDLTSLADAYGLIKACVQQKIGSRFGVFTNQVRNLSQAAAIYQRLASCSQQFLHLSLTNLGYMYRDRSIELAVRKRRPFILEPEKNRVSFCIRQLAELLNHDNFDISARKTPAFRRLQNLLNETNDDGRLSEVL; encoded by the coding sequence ATGAAAACACCTGCTAATGGGTACCTGTCACTCAAAACAATTTCTGCTAAGCTCAGCCTGGAACTAAGCCTCCTGCGTTTTTATGAAAAGATTTACTCTTCCTTCCTGCCTGCCAGGATCAACGCCGGAGATCGCCTTGTCTATCCGGCCGAAGCGATAGAAATTTTCAAGACCATTCATCAGCTGAAATCAATGCATCTTGCTGAAGAAGAGATTAAAAGCCAATTGGCCTCATTGCCCCATGGGGAAAAAAACCAGAACAACAAACCTCTGGCCAGGATCATTACAGTTACCAGTGGCAAAGGAGGCGTCGGCAAAAGTAATATTTCCTTAAACCTTGCCATTGCCCTGCGCTTGCTGGATAAAAAAGTCATGCTGATTGATGGAGATCTCGGCTTGGCAAATCTCCATCTGCTGGCCGGGGTTAAAGCAGAACGCACCCTTGAAACCCTTATCAAGATGGATCTCTCACTGGCGGATATCATTACCAGCGGACCTTGCGGCATTGCCATGATTGCCGGTGCCAGCGGCATTGCCGAAATGGCCAATCTGCCTGATTACAAAAGGAGCTATCTACTCAAACAACTGGAACAACTGGAACAGGTTGCTGATTACATTATCATCGACACCAGTAGTGGCGTATCTCCGGCAGTCCTGGATTTCATCCGCGTTGCTGATGATATCATGGTCATAACAACTCCTGACCTTACTTCACTGGCCGATGCCTATGGATTAATCAAGGCATGTGTACAACAGAAAATCGGCAGCAGATTTGGGGTATTTACCAACCAGGTGAGGAACTTGAGCCAGGCAGCAGCCATCTACCAGCGGCTTGCCAGCTGCTCCCAACAATTTTTGCACCTGTCACTAACCAATCTGGGCTATATGTACCGGGATCGCAGCATAGAACTTGCCGTCAGAAAACGCCGGCCTTTTATCCTGGAACCGGAAAAAAACCGTGTCTCTTTCTGCATTCGGCAACTGGCAGAACTCCTGAACCATGATAATTTCGATATTTCAGCCCGCAAAACCCCGGCATTCCGGCGATTGCAAAATCTTTTAAACGAGACCAATGATGATGGAAGACTTTCTGAAGTTCTTTAA
- a CDS encoding AAA family ATPase: MMMEDFLKFFNLQRDPFQDTIDPDIFFPTEIHEQIMLKLTTGLSQRRPIMMLWGSSGTGKTILTRLLLNQLDPEKFLSLLILPSPQITPTALLNLFCQQLGGPQGRQQANKQEKLTWLQQRIIKEGEKDRQTVCLVDEAHFLKSESLHLIRSMSNWESSWGKLLSIIFMAEPPFIKRLKHPAHASIRSRISLSLELPPLNAGESEQLIKFRLLVSGGNPQIFVPGCYPLIHQASGGVPRIIIKIAGNALLESYCQKENQVGPAAVNTAVAESC; encoded by the coding sequence ATGATGATGGAAGACTTTCTGAAGTTCTTTAACCTGCAGCGAGATCCGTTTCAGGACACTATTGATCCGGATATCTTTTTCCCTACCGAGATTCATGAGCAGATAATGCTGAAGCTGACAACCGGCTTGAGCCAGCGGCGACCAATTATGATGCTTTGGGGTTCGAGCGGCACCGGAAAAACGATCCTGACCCGTCTCCTTCTCAATCAGTTGGACCCGGAAAAATTTCTTTCCCTGCTGATTCTACCATCTCCCCAGATTACCCCAACTGCTTTGCTGAACCTTTTCTGCCAGCAGCTAGGCGGACCACAAGGACGCCAGCAGGCAAATAAACAGGAAAAACTTACCTGGCTGCAGCAACGAATCATCAAAGAAGGTGAAAAAGACCGGCAGACAGTTTGCCTGGTTGATGAAGCCCATTTTCTCAAGTCTGAATCTCTGCACCTGATCCGTTCGATGAGCAATTGGGAATCTTCCTGGGGCAAGCTTCTGTCAATCATCTTCATGGCTGAGCCGCCTTTTATCAAGCGCCTTAAACACCCGGCCCATGCCTCTATCCGCAGTCGCATTTCCCTGTCACTGGAGTTACCCCCCCTGAACGCCGGAGAATCAGAACAACTGATCAAGTTCCGGCTGTTGGTCTCCGGTGGCAACCCACAAATTTTTGTCCCGGGATGTTATCCACTCATCCACCAGGCAAGTGGAGGAGTTCCACGAATAATCATTAAAATCGCTGGAAATGCCTTGCTTGAAAGTTATTGCCAAAAAGAAAACCAGGTCGGCCCGGCGGCCGTCAATACAGCGGTAGCTGAAAGTTGCTGA
- the galT gene encoding galactose-1-phosphate uridylyltransferase, with product MSELRKDPVVDRWVIIARERGKRPSDFAGFDANKPKGFCPFCPGNEDVVPPEVLAYRKPGSKPNGPGWRLRVVPNKFPALKDEEQLYRHGNGMYDMMNGVGLHEVIIETPDHESTLSTMPAYGVEDVLWAYRDRLEALAEDKRFQSVIIFKNQGMAAGATLEHSHSQLIALPIIPKQIKEELAGAKKYYDYKERCIFCDIVDQESSQQNRIVCENQDYIAICPYAPRFPFEIWIIPRTHSAHYQKTSKEKIESLSIILSETLKRLDVVLDIPPYNFVLHSAPFRQDVDKHFHWHLEIMPKLTRIAGFEWGSGFHINPTPPEESAKYLREAKIID from the coding sequence ATGTCGGAACTCCGTAAAGATCCGGTGGTTGATCGCTGGGTTATTATTGCCCGGGAACGGGGGAAAAGACCTTCTGACTTCGCCGGTTTTGATGCAAACAAGCCGAAAGGATTTTGCCCTTTCTGCCCCGGCAATGAAGATGTAGTTCCCCCTGAAGTCCTTGCTTATCGCAAACCCGGCAGTAAACCGAACGGTCCTGGCTGGCGGCTTCGGGTGGTGCCGAATAAATTTCCAGCCCTCAAGGATGAGGAACAGTTATACAGGCATGGAAACGGCATGTATGACATGATGAACGGGGTTGGCCTGCATGAAGTCATTATCGAAACCCCTGACCACGAATCAACCCTGTCAACCATGCCGGCATATGGGGTAGAGGACGTTCTCTGGGCATATCGTGACCGGCTGGAAGCCCTGGCAGAGGATAAACGTTTTCAGTCGGTAATCATTTTTAAAAATCAGGGGATGGCCGCCGGCGCCACCCTGGAACATTCCCATTCGCAGCTCATAGCCCTGCCTATCATTCCTAAACAGATTAAAGAAGAGCTGGCCGGGGCCAAAAAATATTATGACTACAAGGAACGTTGCATTTTCTGCGATATAGTTGATCAGGAATCGTCACAACAAAATCGGATTGTCTGTGAAAACCAGGATTATATAGCCATCTGTCCCTACGCACCCCGTTTCCCTTTTGAAATCTGGATAATCCCGAGAACCCACAGCGCCCATTACCAGAAAACCAGCAAGGAAAAGATTGAATCGCTATCCATTATCCTATCTGAAACCCTGAAGCGACTGGATGTCGTCCTTGATATCCCGCCATACAACTTTGTTCTTCATTCCGCCCCATTCAGACAGGATGTTGACAAACATTTCCACTGGCACCTGGAGATCATGCCAAAACTGACCCGGATTGCCGGTTTTGAATGGGGCTCCGGTTTTCATATCAACCCGACACCGCCGGAGGAATCAGCCAAGTATCTCCGGGAAGCGAAAATCATCGACTGA
- a CDS encoding response regulator: protein MSQKILVVDDEESIRLLYREELEDEGYTIKTAASAEEALKFLPDFHPDLVIMDIKMPGISGVEALIKIKEMDRNIPVILCSAYGEYKQDFSTWASDAYVVKSANLNELKKHIRTILAGKTP, encoded by the coding sequence ATGAGCCAGAAAATTCTTGTGGTCGACGATGAGGAAAGTATTCGCTTACTTTATCGAGAAGAACTTGAAGATGAGGGATATACCATAAAAACGGCAGCCAGTGCTGAAGAGGCATTGAAATTTTTACCTGATTTCCACCCAGACCTGGTCATTATGGACATCAAGATGCCCGGGATATCCGGAGTGGAGGCCCTGATCAAGATAAAAGAAATGGACAGGAATATTCCGGTAATCCTTTGCAGTGCCTATGGTGAATATAAACAGGATTTCTCTACCTGGGCATCTGATGCCTATGTGGTCAAGTCTGCCAATCTGAATGAATTAAAAAAACATATTCGAACTATTCTTGCCGGCAAGACACCATGA
- a CDS encoding NCS2 family permease has translation MKNWLDQYFQITDHNSTIRRELHAGLTTFITVAYIMIVNPAILEVAGIPKGPSMVATILSAVVGTLIMGFYAKRPFVIAPYMGENAFIAYTVVKVLGYSWQTALGAIFIGGVLFVLLTVLKIRSWFVIAIPPSLKYAFAVGIGLFITLIGLVNTGLVTVGVPLAPIKVGAITSPPALLAIAGFLLITTLMMLKVPGGILIGMLAVTLTGYLTSITSLPQHFFSLPPSLEPIFFQLDIKGALTWGFFSVILTVFIMDFVDTIGTVIGLSARAGMLDKNGNLPEIEKPMLADAIATVAAALLGTTTTGTFIESAAGIEAGGRTGLTAVTAGLLFLTGLFCAPLITAIPSYAYGPALIVVGSQMIVAITHIDFSDHTEWMPAFVTIVLMVFTYNLGIGITAGFVVYPLLKLMAGRSREIHPGMWGLFALSCLFYCFFPYH, from the coding sequence ATGAAAAACTGGCTGGATCAATATTTTCAGATTACTGACCATAACTCAACCATCAGACGGGAGCTTCACGCCGGCCTGACAACTTTTATTACTGTCGCTTACATCATGATCGTTAATCCCGCCATTCTCGAAGTGGCAGGAATACCCAAAGGGCCATCCATGGTGGCAACCATCTTGAGCGCCGTGGTTGGCACCCTGATCATGGGATTCTATGCCAAGCGCCCGTTCGTTATTGCTCCCTATATGGGTGAAAATGCTTTTATCGCCTATACGGTGGTAAAAGTTTTAGGCTATTCCTGGCAAACCGCCCTGGGAGCAATTTTCATTGGCGGTGTTCTCTTTGTCCTGTTGACCGTTCTCAAGATACGTAGCTGGTTCGTCATCGCCATCCCCCCATCACTGAAGTATGCCTTTGCCGTCGGCATCGGCCTTTTTATAACCCTGATAGGGCTGGTCAATACCGGACTGGTCACCGTTGGAGTACCGCTGGCACCGATTAAAGTGGGCGCTATAACCTCGCCACCCGCCCTGCTGGCCATTGCCGGATTCCTGCTCATCACTACCTTGATGATGCTAAAAGTTCCCGGCGGTATTTTAATCGGGATGTTAGCGGTTACCTTAACCGGCTACCTGACCAGCATTACTTCCCTGCCGCAGCATTTTTTCAGTTTGCCCCCATCACTTGAGCCAATTTTTTTTCAGCTTGATATCAAGGGAGCCCTGACCTGGGGATTTTTTTCCGTCATTCTCACCGTATTTATCATGGATTTTGTCGATACCATCGGAACCGTCATCGGCCTATCAGCCCGGGCCGGCATGTTGGATAAGAACGGAAATCTTCCCGAAATTGAAAAGCCAATGCTGGCCGATGCCATTGCCACAGTGGCAGCAGCCCTGCTGGGCACCACGACTACCGGCACATTCATCGAATCAGCGGCCGGGATAGAAGCCGGCGGCCGTACGGGCCTGACCGCCGTCACGGCCGGCTTGCTTTTTCTTACCGGCTTGTTTTGCGCCCCCCTGATCACCGCCATTCCCAGCTATGCCTATGGTCCGGCCCTGATAGTGGTAGGCAGCCAGATGATCGTCGCCATCACCCATATTGATTTCAGTGATCATACTGAATGGATGCCGGCCTTTGTCACTATTGTCCTGATGGTTTTTACCTATAATCTCGGAATCGGCATAACCGCCGGCTTCGTTGTTTATCCTCTGTTAAAACTCATGGCTGGGCGGAGCAGGGAAATACACCCGGGTATGTGGGGATTATTTGCTCTTTCCTGTCTATTTTACTGTTTCTTCCCTTATCATTAA
- a CDS encoding glycosyltransferase produces the protein MIDKKPLVSVIIPTFNRAAMVVEAVDSVLAQSYQPLEIIVVDDGSTDDTRVRLAAYGECVKVIRRPLNSGVSAARNCGIRRSCGSYVALLDSDDLWLPDKIERQMDFFFTHPEAMICQTEETWIRRGKRVNPKHKHRKYSGSIFSHCLPLCIVSPSAVMFKRELISRVGLFDEQLPACEDYDLWLRIAAHHPIFLLEEPLIIKRGGHEDQLSRTVLFLDRYRIQSLCKLLQHEELSAIQRQQVVTELRKKVRIFRNGCLKRGKIAEAEQVERLVTAVIDRPEG, from the coding sequence ATGATCGATAAGAAGCCTCTGGTCAGCGTGATCATTCCTACCTTTAACCGGGCGGCCATGGTTGTTGAAGCGGTGGATTCGGTTCTGGCGCAAAGCTATCAACCTTTGGAGATTATTGTTGTTGATGATGGGTCAACGGATGATACAAGGGTGCGTCTGGCGGCCTACGGGGAATGCGTAAAGGTCATCAGGCGGCCGTTGAATAGCGGGGTAAGTGCCGCCCGCAATTGTGGCATTCGCCGGAGTTGTGGTTCTTACGTGGCGCTGCTGGATTCCGATGATCTCTGGCTGCCGGATAAAATTGAGCGCCAGATGGATTTTTTTTTCACTCATCCGGAAGCCATGATCTGCCAGACTGAAGAAACCTGGATTCGTCGGGGAAAACGGGTCAACCCCAAGCATAAACACCGCAAGTATTCCGGCTCTATTTTCAGCCATTGTCTTCCCTTATGTATTGTCAGCCCCTCGGCGGTAATGTTCAAGCGTGAACTCATATCGCGGGTCGGTCTTTTTGATGAGCAACTGCCGGCCTGTGAGGATTACGATTTATGGTTGCGGATAGCCGCACATCACCCCATTTTTCTGCTGGAAGAACCTTTGATCATTAAACGGGGGGGACATGAAGATCAACTTTCCAGAACGGTTCTGTTTCTGGATAGATACCGGATTCAATCTCTGTGTAAACTGTTGCAGCATGAGGAGTTGTCCGCAATTCAACGGCAGCAGGTGGTGACGGAATTGCGAAAAAAAGTCCGTATCTTTCGTAATGGCTGTCTGAAACGGGGTAAAATTGCTGAAGCTGAACAGGTTGAGCGGCTGGTGACAGCGGTTATTGACCGTCCGGAAGGGTGA
- a CDS encoding rhodanese-like domain-containing protein — MKNSVIRSSKIILLSLGFCICLASLSLAAKDSCLAEDINSLQAYDMVTNAKEGTTFLLDVRTPEEYQLIGHAPMAYNIPVMFLSDEFVAKGGQFRGKKVTKTRYQYYLNPDFVAEVAKKFKKTDTLLVTCRSGNRSVPAVNLLVKNGFTNVYNIRDGVEGGKFYGQGENKALMKKYSTFYGHRNHVEGWKFYGLPYTYHMNPKYIYEPHIKK; from the coding sequence ATGAAAAACAGTGTCATCCGGTCAAGCAAAATAATCCTGCTGTCACTGGGATTTTGCATTTGTCTGGCATCACTATCTTTGGCAGCCAAAGACTCATGCCTGGCCGAAGACATCAACTCTCTACAGGCTTATGACATGGTAACCAACGCCAAGGAAGGAACAACATTTTTACTGGACGTTCGCACCCCGGAGGAATATCAACTGATCGGCCATGCTCCCATGGCCTATAATATTCCTGTCATGTTTTTAAGTGATGAATTCGTCGCCAAGGGCGGCCAGTTCCGCGGCAAAAAAGTAACAAAAACCCGTTACCAATATTATCTCAATCCCGATTTTGTCGCTGAAGTGGCCAAAAAATTCAAGAAAACCGACACACTGCTAGTCACCTGCCGGAGCGGCAACCGCAGCGTCCCTGCGGTAAATTTACTGGTCAAAAATGGCTTCACCAACGTCTATAACATTCGCGATGGAGTTGAAGGCGGGAAGTTCTATGGTCAAGGGGAAAATAAGGCTTTAATGAAAAAATACAGCACTTTCTATGGCCACCGCAACCACGTGGAAGGCTGGAAGTTCTATGGTCTTCCCTACACCTATCATATGAATCCAAAATATATTTATGAACCGCATATCAAAAAATAG
- a CDS encoding leucyl aminopeptidase, which produces MSVAVTWSITDVLPAEKKGLRVYLLAEKHQFFVEHEQSQRLTKLMARKEIKKPVYFTGSDLDAGDYLFPLGSLTHLNIWESVKVAAERAFVLAREMKISPVIMVMDAPGSSGFHKKAFEGILLGGYQFSTFKKADKDQGECPDISFVIGDLDTAAIEADLKRTEIVCTSVNRVRDLVDQPAAILGPEELTSVCMEVARKSGLSIDVWDESRLKSEGYTALIAVGQGSIRPPRMVQMQYVPEAESRAHVVLVGKGITFDSGGLSLKPPASMEEMKRDMAGAAAVIGALEIIAALKPPVKVTGIVVLAENMPDARAQRPGDIITMKNGTSVEVKNTDAEGRLVLVDGILRAAELKPDYLVDIATLTGACLVALGNKIAGVLGDQQVVDRLRKAGEGSGEMLWQLPLEPGYKEDLKSDAADLANVGSDRYGGTIRGALFLHEFVPEGVPWAHLDIAGPSFVSKKWKYFAPGATGFGARVLAGFVKSLSVG; this is translated from the coding sequence ATGTCTGTTGCTGTAACCTGGAGCATTACCGATGTTCTGCCGGCAGAAAAAAAAGGCCTGCGGGTTTATCTGCTGGCCGAGAAACACCAATTTTTTGTTGAGCATGAACAAAGTCAGCGATTAACGAAGCTCATGGCCCGGAAAGAAATCAAGAAACCGGTTTATTTCACCGGGTCTGATTTAGATGCCGGCGATTATCTGTTTCCCCTGGGATCTTTGACTCACTTGAATATCTGGGAGTCGGTGAAAGTTGCTGCTGAGCGGGCGTTTGTACTGGCCAGGGAGATGAAAATTTCACCGGTTATTATGGTGATGGATGCTCCTGGCTCGTCAGGTTTTCATAAAAAGGCTTTTGAGGGTATCTTGCTGGGAGGATACCAGTTTTCCACCTTTAAAAAAGCGGATAAGGATCAGGGAGAGTGCCCGGATATCTCTTTTGTAATTGGTGATTTGGATACGGCGGCTATTGAGGCTGATTTAAAGCGAACTGAAATTGTCTGCACCAGCGTCAACCGGGTTCGTGATCTGGTTGACCAGCCCGCTGCTATCCTGGGACCGGAAGAGTTGACTTCCGTCTGTATGGAAGTTGCCCGAAAATCAGGACTGTCCATTGATGTCTGGGATGAATCGCGATTGAAAAGTGAAGGTTATACTGCCCTGATTGCTGTTGGTCAGGGCAGTATAAGGCCGCCGCGCATGGTTCAGATGCAGTATGTTCCCGAGGCTGAAAGCCGGGCACATGTGGTGCTGGTGGGCAAAGGCATTACTTTTGATTCCGGAGGGCTGTCGTTGAAACCGCCGGCCTCCATGGAAGAAATGAAGCGTGATATGGCCGGAGCCGCAGCGGTTATCGGGGCTTTGGAAATTATCGCGGCGTTAAAGCCGCCGGTGAAGGTGACCGGAATTGTTGTTTTGGCGGAGAATATGCCCGATGCCCGGGCTCAGCGGCCTGGTGATATTATCACGATGAAAAACGGGACTTCCGTGGAAGTGAAAAATACAGATGCTGAAGGCCGCCTGGTGCTGGTTGACGGTATTTTACGGGCGGCTGAATTAAAACCAGACTATCTGGTTGACATTGCCACCTTAACCGGCGCTTGCCTGGTGGCTCTGGGGAATAAAATTGCCGGAGTGCTGGGCGATCAGCAGGTGGTGGACCGGCTGCGTAAAGCCGGTGAAGGAAGTGGAGAAATGCTCTGGCAGTTGCCGCTGGAGCCCGGTTACAAGGAGGATTTGAAGTCGGATGCCGCGGACCTGGCTAATGTTGGCAGTGATCGTTATGGTGGTACTATCCGCGGCGCCCTGTTTCTCCATGAATTTGTTCCGGAGGGAGTTCCCTGGGCTCATCTTGATATTGCCGGTCCCTCTTTTGTGAGCAAGAAGTGGAAGTATTTCGCTCCCGGAGCCACCGGCTTCGGGGCTCGGGTGTTGGCGGGCTTTGTTAAAAGCCTCTCAGTTGGATGA
- a CDS encoding sodium-dependent transporter produces the protein MEKTEVKREHWGSNLGFVLAAAGSAVGLGNIWKFPYITGENGGGAFVLVYLICIAIIGLPVMLCELSLGRHTQLNPVGAFKKITPDSSTLAHLIGALLVLSGVFLLVFQDYGWAVVILLLGFAIFRYSWTVVGAMGVLAGFTILSFYSVVAGWTIGYVWQALTGQLGFNSVDAAAGHFGQFISNPVWAIGCHAVFMLMCMVIVYKGVRSGIERWSKILMPILFFLLVALIVRGVTLPGAIAGVQFYLSPDFSKINANSILQALGHAFFTLSLGMGAMTTYGSYVDKKQNLFIATLSIAGLDTLIALMAGLAIFPAVFAQGFQPDAGPGLVFQVLPTVFNQIPLGALWAAVFFILLLVAALTSGISLLEVVIAYFVDEKGWTRPRATIVFGFITFLIGCLSAISVTGWEHIEWLHQIFLVVFGVSKGSFFDVMDNLSSNWLLPLGGLFISLFVGWIWGPRQAVNEIRHGSTNFADVHLFSLLAGLKDDPSHNAPVHVFTLASLWGIFIRFITPVAVLFAFFYTIGWLKL, from the coding sequence ATGGAAAAAACAGAGGTAAAACGGGAACACTGGGGCAGTAACTTAGGCTTTGTCCTGGCTGCTGCCGGTTCAGCGGTTGGCCTTGGCAATATCTGGAAATTTCCCTATATCACCGGTGAAAATGGTGGGGGAGCCTTTGTTCTGGTCTATCTTATCTGTATTGCCATTATCGGCCTGCCGGTTATGCTCTGTGAATTGTCCCTGGGACGCCATACCCAGCTTAATCCAGTCGGTGCTTTTAAAAAAATTACTCCTGATTCATCCACACTGGCTCATCTGATTGGGGCGTTGCTGGTTCTTTCCGGGGTATTTTTGCTGGTTTTTCAGGATTACGGCTGGGCGGTGGTTATTTTGCTCCTGGGTTTTGCCATCTTTCGTTATAGCTGGACGGTTGTCGGGGCTATGGGGGTATTGGCTGGTTTTACCATCCTTTCATTTTACAGCGTCGTGGCCGGTTGGACCATTGGCTATGTCTGGCAGGCTTTGACCGGGCAGTTGGGTTTCAACAGTGTTGATGCGGCTGCCGGTCATTTTGGCCAATTTATTAGCAACCCGGTCTGGGCCATCGGTTGCCATGCTGTTTTTATGCTCATGTGTATGGTAATTGTCTATAAAGGGGTACGGTCCGGGATTGAACGCTGGTCTAAAATCCTGATGCCGATACTTTTTTTCCTGTTGGTGGCGTTGATTGTCAGGGGGGTAACCCTGCCGGGAGCGATAGCCGGGGTTCAATTTTACCTGAGCCCTGATTTCAGTAAAATTAATGCCAACAGTATTCTTCAGGCTCTTGGTCATGCTTTCTTCACTCTCAGTCTGGGAATGGGGGCCATGACTACCTATGGCAGTTATGTGGATAAAAAACAGAATCTTTTTATCGCCACCCTGTCCATCGCCGGGCTGGATACGTTGATTGCCCTGATGGCCGGTCTGGCTATTTTCCCAGCTGTTTTTGCCCAGGGTTTTCAACCCGATGCCGGTCCTGGTCTGGTTTTTCAGGTATTGCCGACGGTTTTTAACCAGATTCCCCTGGGGGCTTTATGGGCGGCGGTTTTCTTTATACTGCTGCTGGTTGCGGCGCTGACTTCCGGGATCAGTCTGCTGGAAGTGGTTATTGCCTATTTTGTCGATGAAAAAGGCTGGACCCGACCGCGGGCGACCATTGTTTTTGGTTTTATCACCTTCCTGATTGGCTGTTTGAGTGCTATCAGTGTCACCGGTTGGGAACATATCGAATGGCTGCACCAAATATTTCTGGTGGTTTTTGGGGTTTCAAAAGGTTCATTTTTTGATGTAATGGACAACCTTTCATCTAATTGGCTGCTGCCCTTGGGCGGTTTGTTTATTTCCCTGTTTGTCGGCTGGATCTGGGGTCCCCGGCAGGCAGTGAATGAGATTCGACATGGATCAACCAACTTTGCCGATGTTCATCTTTTCAGCCTGCTGGCCGGGCTTAAGGATGATCCATCACACAACGCCCCGGTTCATGTTTTTACTCTGGCTTCATTATGGGGGATCTTCATCCGTTTCATTACCCCGGTTGCGGTTTTGTTTGCTTTCTTCTATACCATAGGCTGGCTGAAGCTGTAA
- a CDS encoding HD domain-containing protein, with protein sequence MKKLAKFLFEVGMLKRTPRSGLQFLGSGSESVAEHTCRTLYIAFALAKMVDGIDENRLLKMCLFHDLVETRTGDLNYVNKKYVQSDETRAMADICRPLPFGEEMESLFQEFNDKKTLESQLANDADQLELILLLRECQDLGNKYSADWIPIAIKRLKTDAAIELAQAILCTDWSSWWFEDDDESWWINGK encoded by the coding sequence ATGAAAAAGTTAGCCAAATTTCTTTTTGAAGTAGGGATGCTCAAACGGACGCCACGAAGTGGACTGCAGTTTCTGGGTTCGGGAAGCGAGTCAGTAGCTGAGCATACCTGCCGGACGCTATACATTGCTTTTGCCCTGGCCAAGATGGTTGATGGTATCGATGAAAACCGCTTACTGAAGATGTGCCTGTTCCATGACCTGGTGGAAACCCGGACCGGAGATTTGAATTATGTTAATAAAAAGTATGTCCAGTCTGATGAAACGAGGGCAATGGCGGATATCTGCCGGCCGCTTCCCTTTGGCGAGGAAATGGAATCTTTATTCCAGGAGTTTAACGACAAGAAAACCCTTGAATCACAGTTGGCCAATGATGCAGATCAGCTTGAGTTGATTTTGCTGCTGCGTGAATGTCAGGACTTGGGGAATAAATATTCTGCAGACTGGATTCCCATTGCTATTAAGCGGTTGAAAACCGATGCGGCAATCGAACTGGCCCAGGCCATCCTTTGTACCGATTGGTCATCCTGGTGGTTTGAAGACGATGATGAATCCTGGTGGATTAACGGGAAATAG
- a CDS encoding YraN family protein, with product MQRQTLGKWGESQAADYLQSHGLRIICRNYRCPLGEIDIIARDSDCLVFCEVKTRSSKEYGLPQEAVAWTKQHKIAKVASWYLGNQEVTMDIRFDVVAITKSPTGKPEIEWLPAAFSLD from the coding sequence ATGCAACGTCAGACATTGGGAAAATGGGGAGAATCACAAGCGGCTGACTATTTGCAATCCCATGGGTTGCGGATTATCTGCCGTAATTATCGCTGTCCTCTGGGGGAAATTGATATAATTGCCCGGGACAGTGATTGTCTGGTATTTTGTGAGGTAAAAACCAGAAGTTCCAAAGAATATGGTTTGCCCCAGGAGGCAGTGGCCTGGACGAAACAGCATAAAATTGCCAAAGTTGCATCCTGGTACCTTGGCAATCAGGAGGTGACAATGGATATCCGTTTTGATGTGGTGGCAATTACCAAATCACCCACCGGTAAGCCGGAGATAGAATGGTTGCCGGCAGCTTTTTCCCTGGATTAA
- a CDS encoding ribonuclease HII, whose amino-acid sequence MTTAPRGLQKCFHRLGYRYILGVDEAGRGPLAGPVVAAAVILSPEVYLAGVNDSKALSSARREELFSAIVSKACAFGIGVVSPAEIDEINILQATFLAMVKAINHTNIFPDLVVVDGRQRLPFPLCQYPLVKGDSCCQVVAAASIIAKVVRDRIMQFYHRRYPLYGFDRHKGYGTEVHRQAVNLYGLSPVHRRSFRLKEQKVN is encoded by the coding sequence ATGACCACTGCCCCGAGGGGACTTCAGAAATGTTTTCACCGGTTGGGATACCGGTATATTCTTGGTGTTGATGAAGCGGGTCGGGGTCCGCTGGCGGGCCCGGTGGTGGCTGCTGCCGTTATTTTGTCACCGGAAGTCTATCTTGCCGGGGTCAATGATTCAAAAGCTCTTTCTTCCGCTCGGAGGGAAGAGCTTTTTAGTGCTATTGTCAGCAAGGCCTGTGCTTTCGGGATAGGAGTTGTATCCCCGGCTGAAATCGACGAGATAAATATTCTCCAGGCAACGTTTCTGGCAATGGTAAAGGCCATCAATCATACAAATATTTTTCCTGATCTGGTGGTGGTTGACGGTCGTCAGCGTTTGCCTTTTCCCCTTTGTCAGTACCCGCTGGTGAAAGGAGATTCCTGTTGCCAGGTGGTGGCTGCGGCTTCGATCATTGCCAAGGTAGTTCGTGATCGGATTATGCAATTTTACCATCGCCGTTATCCGCTTTATGGTTTTGATCGCCATAAAGGTTATGGCACTGAGGTCCATCGCCAAGCCGTAAATCTTTACGGTTTATCTCCTGTCCATCGCCGGAGTTTCAGACTGAAAGAACAAAAGGTAAACTGA